A window of the Cynocephalus volans isolate mCynVol1 chromosome 10, mCynVol1.pri, whole genome shotgun sequence genome harbors these coding sequences:
- the KRT40 gene encoding keratin, type I cytoskeletal 40, protein MTSDCSPMHCSFESCTQVSSCASVSTCSMEPTCLPSAFATSRCQTPSFLSRSHLLTSCLAPCYFAGSCNSPCSVGNCVWCEDGVFSSNEKETMQFLNDRLANYLEKVRSLEGTNEELECRIREQCEQDTPSVCPDYQCYFDTIEDLQQKILCMKAENSRLAVQLDNCKLATDDFRSKYDSELSFRQLLEADMSGLRGILDELTLCKSDLEAHVESLKEDLLCLKKNHEEEVNLLREHLGDRLSVELDTAPTTDLNRVLDEMRCQYEMVLANNHRDVQEWFAVQTEELNQQQLSSAEQLQGCQTEILELKRTANALEIELQAQQSLTESLECTVVETETQYSTQLAQLQCLIDNVEKQLAEIRCDLERQNQEYEVLLDTKARLECEINTYRGLLESEDSRLPSNPCSTTCTANNTCEPCSACVICTVENCCA, encoded by the exons ATGACTTCTGACTGCTCCCCCATGCACTGCTCTTTTGAGTCCTGTACCCAGGTTTCCAGTTGTGCATCCGTGTCAACCTGTTCCATGGAACCAACTTGTCTCCCCAGTGCCTTTGCTACCTCCAGATGTCAGACTCCTAGTTTCCTGTCCAGGTCTCACTTGCTGACCAGTTGCCTCGCACCGTGCTACTTTGCTGGGAGTTGTAATAGTCCGTGCTCGGTGGGGAACTGTGTGTGGTGTGAGGATGGGGTCTTCAGTAGCAATGAGAAGGAGACAATGCAGTTCCTGAACGACAGACTCGCCAACTACCTGGAGAAGGTGCGCAGCCTGGAGGGGACCAACGAGGAGCTGGAATGCAGGATCCGAGAACAATGTGAACAGGATACCCCATCCGTGTGCCCCGATTATCAGTGTTACTTCGACACCATTGAAGATCTCCAACAAAAG ATCTTGTGCATGAAGGCAGAGAATTCTAGACTTGCTGTCCAGCTCGACAACTGCAAACTGGCCACTGATGACTTTAGATCAAA GTACGACAGCGAACTGTCCTTTCGCCAGCTCTTAGAGGCTGACATGAGTGGCCTGCGTGGGATCCTGGATGAGCTGACCCTGTGCAAATCCGATCTGGAGGCCCACGTGGAGTCTCTGAAGGAAGATCTCCTTTGCCTTAAGAAAAACCATGAAGAG GAGGTCAACTTGCTTCGTGAACATCTTGGTGACCGACTCAGTGTGGAGCTGGACACTGCTCCCACCACTGACCTCAACAGGGTCCTGGATGAGATGCGTTGTCAGTATGAAATGGTGCTCGCCAACAACCACAGAGATGTGCAAGAATGGTTTGCTGTTCAG ACGGAAGAACTGAATCAGCAGCAGCTGTCCAGTGCAGAGCAGCTGCAGGGCTGCCAGACAGAGATCTTGGAGCTGAAACGTACAGCCAATGCTCTGGAAATTGAGCTCCAAGCACAGCAAAGCCTG ACAGAATCTCTGGAATGCACTGTGGTAGAAACTGAGACCCAGTACAGCACCCAGCTGGCCCAGCTGCAGTGCCTGATTGATAACGTGGAGAAGCAGCTGGCCGAGATCCGCTGCGACCTTGAGCGTCAGAACCAGGAGTACGAGGTGCTGCTGGACACAAAAGCCCGGCTCGAGTGTGAGATCAACACATACCGGGGCCTGCTGGAGAGCGAGGACAGCAG GCTTCCCAGTAACCCATGTTCTACAACATGCACGGCAAACAACACTTGTGAGCCATGTTCAGCCTGTGTAATTTGCACAGTTGAAAACTGCTGTGCTTGA